In Anopheles cruzii unplaced genomic scaffold, idAnoCruzAS_RS32_06 scaffold02540_ctg1, whole genome shotgun sequence, the sequence TGGTTGTGGTGGTTCCGGTACGGGTCACTTCCGTTGGTGCCGGAGCCTGGCCTCAGCGGAGCTAGTTCGTGGGCCGCATGCTCGACGGTGGTCGGTGCGTAGGACCGTAACCGAtagtcatcgtcgtcgtcggtggtgctggtggcgacACCTAGCGCCAGCAGCTTCGAGCCACTCAGCAGACCCGTCTCGCTATCGCACAGACCCTTCACCGGCTGACCGCCGTCGTCCCAGAACGGCCGTGGGTTCTTCTCGCGGATCGAGAATGTGGTCGCAGCCAAGCAGCTCCCAGCAGCCCCGCAGCTGATCGGAGAGTAAAcatccttccggtggcccacgCCCAGGTCCTGCAGCGGGGTCGGATAGTGGTGACTCGGCGGCGGGAACTTGAACGCCAGCGGTAGCTGCTTCGGGCCGGCCGACCCCGACCGTCCGGTGCTGAGCTTGTTCCGGATCGACGAGGTCGCATAGCTCGAGCGGATCGAGCTGACGCGCGTAAAGATGGACGATGTTTTGTCCGGCTCGTTGCCGTGATTGTGGCCATAGCTCTGGCCGCGCTTGAAAGGGTAGCGCTTGCGGAACTCCCGCTTAAATTTCTCCTGAACCCAACGGCGGACAAAGAGCAAGAAATCAATAACTCATCTAGGCCCCAAGCCATAACGCCAAGGCGGCCGGATGAAACGTCACATCCAACACCGAGGCCCCGGAAAGGACTTTATTAACTTACATTGTAGATGCCGTAGATAAACGGGTTGTAGCAGCTGTTGCTCATCGCCAGCCAGTCGCACACGAACCAGATAATGTTGATGAAACGATATCTGTCGGCCCGCGCGAAGCACGGGGGGACGAACGAGAGCGCAGAAGTGaggttatgtttgttttcgattggTTGAAATATATTCATGGTGCCGCTGCCTGCCACACTCTTGGTAAGGCGATGGCAAATCGGTGAATTGTTACAGGCATGACACGCCGAAGGCAAATTTATGGCCGGTATGGTGGAATAATCTATTCTATTAGCTCGGACGTAGCCACGAGTCTTCGGGTATCTCAGAAGGGTTCCTCTTGCTGTTTGATGGTTCCAGGGCTTTAAACCTTTAATTCTCTCTACTTCATTTACGCATTTACCCCTCGGGTGAGATATTTTACCCATAGAGTGTAAGACAGATGTTCCCAAAAACGGTCACCGTGGTCTAATTCCAATAATTGAGGTAGCATTTTAGCAAAGGGAGTAGCAAAGACCCTCGAGATCTTGGAGACTATTATGAAGAAAACAAGTGGCATTGAATGATAGTAAACCTAATCTGATTTATAAAAGGAACTTTAGTTGAAATAGAACACCGATTGAAAGTGACGATAACGAAGCTCATGCCCTATAACTAATACTGATGCTGACCCAATGACCCAATGAGCTATCGCTGGTCTACAAGTTGTTTTTGGATGAACTACTTCTTTGTATTGATCGAACTCTAAACTGACGTAAAACACAGAAAGGTTCataaaaaagtattaaaaGTGTTGTCGATCAAAAATAAGCGCTTGTCAGTTATGTTGCGATATGATTTGCAACGTTTGAGTGACATTTACAACACGTTTCCTGGAAGGTCCCGTTTCGCATACCGTTTCACAGATAATCAGCCTGTGCCCTGAAAACTATCCGTTCGATGTTGGCTTCCGACGGTTAGCCAGCGATGAAGCCAGGCTTCATCGTCGCAAACAATCAACTTTACATAATccaatggaaaatttattcaaaacgCCACATAGCTCGAAGAAGACATTGTTGGTGGGACCTTGCATGGAAAGCTGGCCAGCCGCAGAGGCCGCAAGTCCGAAAACCCAACAACCCAACCCGATTGAAGTAATACGAAAAAAGTGTCCATGTATTTTATTTCCTACCGAACTTTATCGCTTCTAAAACTACACCGAAAATGAGGAATTATGCTAATGCTCCCGATCATCCCGGAGCGCGAATGACGCTACTTCAAGCTACTTCGACTTTAAGGGTTCAGGCATGGCGCGACCAAGAGGGCCGTAATGCCATAATCCTACTAGTACTACTAGCAACACCCAGTTCCAGTTCACGTCTGAACCAGCCACCCGACCGAAAACTCTCACACCAGCTGACAGGAGGGCGTGGCGTGTGGTTTGGCTACGGATCGCGCAAAACGACGCCGAGGTCGTTCAGAAGTGGGCGAACTCTTCACCATGGGGGACAACACAAGTGACCTAACAAGTGACTGTTTTCTATTCAATTTCCAGCCCCAACTGACGGGCGCCGACACCGGAATAAGTGCCACAAATGGTTCGTAACCACCAGAAACCGAATACAATTGGCACTCGTAACACTTTCGCTCGGTGCAGGAATGGGCACACGTGTTGAGCTCGGCGGCAACAGGCCCAGCATCaaccgaaaatgaaacatgCGACAAGTATCATCACCGGACACCATCGCTCGCCTCTACCCTGATGTTGCCCTGccactttttttctttttcgtccttttgtgatttttttattcctGCCGTCGCTACTTACTCATTGATTTCCGGGAACGTCACGTGCAGGATGTTGTAGAGTTGTAGCGGA encodes:
- the LOC128276812 gene encoding neuromedin-K receptor-like, producing GTNDTYTNVTVPFCKVVNFEQAEIQLYRYVLVLVQYFIPLFVISFVYIQMAFRLWGSKTPGNAQDSRDITMLKNKKKVIKMLIIVVALFGVCWFPLQLYNILHVTFPEINEYRFINIIWFVCDWLAMSNSCYNPFIYGIYNEKFKREFRKRYPFKRGQSYGHNHGNEPDKTSSIFTRVSSIRSSYATSSIRNKLSTGRSGSAGPKQLPLAFKFPPPSHHYPTPLQDLGVGHRKDVYSPISCGAAGSCLAATTFSIREKNPRPFWDDGGQPVKGLCDSETGLLSGSKLLALGVATSTTDDDDDYRLRSYAPTTVEHAAHELAPLRPGSGTNGSDP